One genomic window of Bacteroidota bacterium includes the following:
- a CDS encoding N-acetyltransferase → MKIRLANNKDLFQINEIYNQSIPSRTSTADLEPISIEDRKKWFAEHNNYKYPIFVAENEEMILGWISLSPYRPGRMALQYVAEVSYFIHEDFQNLGLGSELLDFVINNSHKYEIKNLIAILLEHNIQSIKLLEKFGFEKWGHMPNIANFDGEEYGHLYYGLKIMSSST, encoded by the coding sequence ATGAAAATAAGATTAGCAAACAATAAGGATTTATTCCAGATAAATGAGATTTATAATCAATCTATTCCATCAAGGACGTCAACAGCAGATTTGGAGCCAATTTCTATTGAGGATAGAAAAAAGTGGTTTGCAGAACATAACAACTATAAATATCCGATTTTTGTCGCCGAAAATGAAGAAATGATTTTGGGATGGATTTCGCTGAGCCCATATAGACCCGGACGAATGGCATTGCAATATGTTGCAGAAGTTAGTTATTTTATTCATGAAGATTTTCAAAATCTTGGCTTAGGTTCAGAACTGTTAGATTTTGTTATTAATAATTCTCATAAGTATGAAATAAAAAATCTGATTGCAATATTATTGGAGCATAATATTCAAAGTATTAAGCTATTAGAGAAGTTTGGTTTTGAGAAGTGGGGACATATGCCTAATATTGCCAATTTTGATGGTGAAGAATATGGGCACTTATATTATGGATTGAAAATAATGTCAAGTTCTACATAA
- a CDS encoding cupin domain-containing protein: protein MKQIFPEMIMGLPEADIKFKGIKGWISQSNDHQVVFMEIDAIGEVAEHSHGAQWGFVLEGEMNLCIGGITKIYKKGDSYFIPKNVLHSAVFKCKTWVVDYFADKDRYKSKI from the coding sequence ATGAAACAGATTTTTCCAGAGATGATAATGGGCCTTCCGGAGGCTGACATCAAGTTTAAAGGTATAAAAGGATGGATTTCACAAAGTAATGATCATCAAGTTGTTTTTATGGAAATTGATGCAATAGGTGAAGTTGCGGAGCATTCTCACGGCGCTCAATGGGGTTTTGTCCTCGAAGGCGAAATGAATCTATGTATTGGTGGCATTACAAAAATATATAAAAAAGGAGATTCGTATTTTATTCCTAAAAATGTTTTACACTCTGCTGTTTTTAAATGTAAAACCTGGGTAGTAGATTATTTTGCCGATAAAGATAGATATAAATCGAAAATTTAG